The Candidatus Omnitrophota bacterium genome includes a window with the following:
- a CDS encoding DUF5615 family PIN-like protein: MILLLDSCVWGGTLGILIDQGHDVIWSGDWTNDPGDAEILSIACQQKRILVTLDKDFGELAIVWGIPHCGIIRLVNLSIKQQAAVCSRILSLYSNELLEGAIVTAEVDRIRIRPSVKETMD; encoded by the coding sequence GTGATATTGTTGCTCGATTCTTGCGTTTGGGGTGGAACTCTCGGAATCTTGATAGATCAAGGACACGATGTTATCTGGTCTGGGGATTGGACGAACGATCCAGGAGACGCGGAAATCTTATCCATTGCCTGTCAACAAAAACGCATATTGGTAACATTGGATAAAGATTTCGGGGAATTAGCCATTGTATGGGGAATCCCTCATTGCGGGATTATTCGTTTAGTAAATCTCTCGATCAAACAACAAGCGGCGGTGTGTTCGCGAATTTTATCTCTTTACTCCAACGAATTATTGGAAGGAGCGATTGTAACAGCCGAAGTCGATCGTATAAGAATTCGTCCATCCGTCAAAGAAACAATGGATTGA
- a CDS encoding DUF433 domain-containing protein, with product MDEKKLLERITVNSNIYGGKPIIRGRRLAVEHVLGMLAAGDDFETIMQGYPWLEREDIQACLVYARRLVAHERIEPLFMETGS from the coding sequence ATGGACGAAAAAAAATTGCTTGAACGAATAACCGTTAACAGCAACATTTATGGCGGTAAACCCATTATTCGCGGGCGTCGTTTAGCCGTCGAGCATGTGCTGGGAATGTTGGCGGCCGGCGACGATTTCGAAACCATCATGCAAGGCTATCCCTGGCTGGAACGCGAAGATATTCAAGCTTGTCTCGTATACGCCCGCCGTTTGGTGGCTCATGAACGAATCGAACCTCTGTTCATGGAGACGGGTTCGTGA
- the fmt gene encoding methionyl-tRNA formyltransferase encodes MMRIVFFGTPEFAAPTLKVLLETPEIDIVGVLSQPDRPSGRGKRLQAPPVKLLALERGLEILQPEKLRHPGVFEWLASCAPDAIVVVAYGGFVPQNIRELPKYGCVNLHPSLLPKYRGAAPIHWPILNGDEETGNTTIYLAGGWDNGDIIYQEREPILQTDTYGTLAARLAEKGARLMAKTLLDMEKGIAPRIPQVEGDAVFAPMIANEDARIDWNRSACDIHNQVRGMNPVPGAYTAHSGKRWKILRTEIITKKPGEPGTILSTEFNTIRVSAADAIVEILELQPEGKKAMTAGDFLRGHPALAGSKCE; translated from the coding sequence ATGATGCGCATCGTATTCTTTGGGACGCCCGAATTCGCCGCGCCTACCTTGAAGGTTCTTCTTGAAACGCCGGAAATCGATATCGTTGGCGTATTAAGCCAACCGGACCGGCCTTCCGGACGCGGAAAACGTCTTCAAGCGCCGCCCGTAAAACTATTGGCGTTGGAACGAGGTCTCGAAATTCTCCAACCGGAAAAATTAAGGCATCCCGGCGTTTTCGAGTGGCTGGCGTCATGCGCTCCCGACGCGATCGTCGTAGTCGCTTACGGCGGCTTCGTTCCCCAGAATATCCGCGAGCTGCCGAAATACGGTTGCGTCAATCTTCATCCCTCGCTGCTGCCCAAGTATCGCGGAGCGGCGCCGATCCACTGGCCGATTCTCAACGGCGACGAAGAGACGGGGAACACGACCATTTATCTTGCCGGGGGATGGGACAATGGCGATATCATTTACCAAGAGCGGGAGCCGATCCTGCAAACCGATACTTATGGAACCTTGGCGGCGCGTTTGGCGGAAAAGGGGGCGCGGTTGATGGCGAAGACGTTGCTGGACATGGAAAAAGGAATCGCTCCCCGCATTCCGCAGGTTGAAGGGGACGCCGTATTCGCTCCCATGATCGCCAATGAGGACGCCCGCATCGATTGGAACCGCAGCGCATGCGACATCCATAATCAAGTTCGCGGCATGAATCCGGTTCCTGGCGCCTATACCGCTCATTCGGGAAAACGTTGGAAAATATTGCGAACGGAAATCATAACCAAGAAGCCTGGCGAACCGGGAACCATTTTGTCGACGGAATTCAACACGATCCGCGTATCCGCCGCCGACGCCATCGTGGAGATATTGGAATTGCAGCCGGAAGGCAAAAAGGCGATGACGGCGGGGGATTTTCTGCGGGGACATCCGGCGTTGGCTGGATCGAAATGCGAGTGA
- the def gene encoding peptide deformylase, translating into MPKLNIRIYGDDVLRRKTHYIKKFDDRLAKLVDDMFETMYESGGIGLAAPQVGLSKKLIVVDTQDEGEKIALANPKIVWKSQNCLIMKEGCLSIPGVEGEVVRPDRIKVKGNDPKTGEEIVLEASDLFARVIMHEMDHLNGVLFIDRLDDSERAAIEGQLQEFAAA; encoded by the coding sequence ATGCCGAAATTGAATATTAGAATTTATGGCGACGACGTGTTGCGGAGAAAAACGCATTATATCAAGAAATTCGACGATCGATTGGCGAAACTGGTCGACGATATGTTCGAAACGATGTACGAGTCGGGGGGGATCGGCCTCGCGGCGCCGCAAGTGGGATTATCGAAAAAATTGATCGTAGTAGATACGCAGGATGAGGGAGAGAAAATCGCACTGGCCAATCCCAAGATCGTGTGGAAGAGTCAGAATTGTCTTATCATGAAGGAAGGTTGTCTCTCCATTCCGGGAGTGGAAGGCGAAGTCGTTCGTCCGGATCGGATCAAAGTGAAGGGAAACGATCCCAAAACGGGAGAGGAAATCGTATTGGAAGCCTCCGATCTTTTCGCCCGCGTCATTATGCATGAGATGGATCACTTGAACGGTGTTTTGTTTATCGACCGCCTGGACGATTCGGAACGCGCCGCCATCGAAGGCCAACTGCAAGAATTCGCCGCCGCTTGA
- a CDS encoding LOG family protein: MNPTPKTIAVYGSSAISQDSPEAERARLMGQRLAEAGFHICNGGYMGAMEACSLGAREAGGEVIGVTCRSFSKRSPNPYLTQEILTEDLPDRISTLMRIADAYVILDGNIGTLAELFLAWNVVAMGSQKPIVIVGEAMRQAVYAMQQFTEVSEKQISLLSFASGVEETVEILRQKLNH, encoded by the coding sequence TTGAATCCCACTCCCAAAACCATCGCCGTCTATGGCAGCTCGGCCATTTCCCAAGACTCTCCGGAAGCGGAACGCGCCCGCCTTATGGGCCAGCGGTTGGCGGAGGCGGGCTTTCATATTTGCAACGGCGGCTATATGGGCGCGATGGAAGCGTGCAGCCTAGGCGCACGAGAAGCGGGCGGCGAAGTTATCGGCGTTACCTGCCGTTCTTTCTCCAAACGATCCCCCAATCCCTACCTGACTCAAGAAATCCTTACCGAAGACCTGCCGGACCGCATATCCACCCTGATGCGGATTGCGGACGCTTACGTAATCCTAGACGGCAACATCGGCACTCTCGCCGAGTTGTTTCTCGCCTGGAACGTCGTGGCTATGGGGTCGCAAAAACCGATCGTCATCGTAGGGGAAGCCATGCGCCAAGCCGTTTACGCCATGCAGCAATTTACGGAAGTATCCGAAAAACAGATTTCCCTATTGTCTTTCGCTTCCGGCGTCGAAGAGACAGTGGAAATTCTCCGGCAAAAATTAAACCATTAA
- a CDS encoding FIST C-terminal domain-containing protein translates to MIGIGASNNPQSDEAGREAAQMANNMLSPKDSPGWGLAFCGGRHNPQSLFQSMRACLGGVEIVGGAAAGTITHYGIGYSGCECDVALFPASMPKPAVVAASGLEKGEWKAGRELGAQIGEIANEGDTIFLFYDSLQSSPPPVLNVGSRLLDGIYAELPDKSLTLAGAGMIGDIHLSGSFVFDGRQSAKGEAVAMVLPSVLKSRIGIMHGCLPLSSFLEITKIDGATLYEFNGRPALDVIQDMFGHQRLDVNSLPLFLTLGEKHGDPYADYDESSYVNRLILSADPQDGSLTLFEADFHKGARVQIMTRDNQTMLESVQKRSRELIASLDGKNPVLAFYIDCAGRTRAFSGADKEEAKILQETLGPEIPLLGFYSGVEIAPLLGRSRPLDWTGVLTLLTLEETL, encoded by the coding sequence ATGATTGGGATCGGCGCGAGCAACAATCCCCAGTCGGATGAAGCTGGCCGTGAAGCGGCGCAAATGGCCAACAATATGCTATCCCCAAAGGATTCGCCCGGCTGGGGTTTGGCTTTTTGCGGAGGACGGCACAATCCTCAATCCCTATTTCAAAGTATGCGCGCCTGCCTCGGCGGAGTGGAGATTGTAGGCGGAGCCGCCGCCGGAACGATTACGCATTATGGAATAGGATACAGCGGATGCGAATGCGACGTCGCTCTCTTCCCCGCTTCCATGCCGAAGCCCGCTGTTGTGGCGGCGAGCGGTCTTGAGAAAGGGGAATGGAAGGCTGGCCGCGAACTCGGCGCTCAAATAGGCGAAATCGCCAACGAAGGAGATACCATATTCCTCTTTTACGATTCCCTGCAATCCTCCCCGCCGCCTGTTTTGAATGTTGGCAGCCGGTTGCTGGATGGAATCTATGCGGAACTGCCGGATAAATCTCTCACGTTGGCGGGCGCTGGGATGATCGGCGATATTCATCTTAGCGGCAGTTTCGTCTTTGATGGACGCCAAAGCGCAAAAGGCGAAGCCGTCGCCATGGTGCTCCCTTCCGTTTTGAAAAGCCGCATCGGCATCATGCACGGCTGCCTTCCCCTTAGTTCTTTTTTGGAAATTACGAAAATCGATGGAGCCACCCTCTACGAATTCAACGGCCGCCCGGCGCTCGACGTAATCCAGGATATGTTTGGCCATCAAAGGCTTGATGTGAATTCCTTGCCGCTCTTTCTCACTCTCGGCGAAAAACACGGCGATCCTTACGCCGACTACGACGAATCCTCCTACGTCAACCGGCTAATCCTTTCCGCTGATCCCCAAGATGGATCCTTGACGCTTTTCGAAGCGGACTTCCATAAAGGAGCAAGAGTCCAAATCATGACTAGAGACAATCAAACGATGTTGGAATCCGTCCAAAAGCGCTCCCGGGAACTGATCGCTTCCCTTGACGGCAAAAATCCGGTTTTGGCTTTTTATATCGATTGCGCCGGCCGCACCCGCGCTTTCAGCGGCGCCGATAAGGAGGAAGCCAAGATTCTGCAAGAAACTTTGGGCCCCGAAATCCCATTGCTTGGTTTTTACTCGGGAGTAGAAATTGCGCCTCTCTTGGGACGAAGCCGTCCCCTCGACTGGACCGGCGTTCTTACTTTATTGACGTTGGAGGAGACATTGTGA
- a CDS encoding response regulator, giving the protein MNTVEQERDFYRRQCDELGARILRLQKDQIDARRDARRSRTAMILTCETFRLANLRVSMDEIGKRFLQIFLDAMNADSAAIMEYIPQDNRFAARCSLGFSWPASHFSPPIPPCEFCFANSASQEHPFAAWLRQIIQTPYLIWSFNPRSGFALLAGNAAEDQHLHRPFEANDREIVEGALNVFIDLAARIHAERALKKARDEMESRVAERTADLLRVNQLMEAEIAERKRAEAALLSSKWQYRATIDAMGDAIHVIDADYRILLANSTMLQWNEKLGLEKDIIGRTVFDIFPFLPNRVREEYQRVFESGKPLSTEETTRLDRKEMITETRKIPIQEEGKVTRIVTVIRDITEKKKLEGRLLQAQKMEAVGQLAGGVAHDFNNLLTIIIGNVALAEKKASAEIHRNLVSASQAASRAEKLVQQLLAFSRKSQIELKPIALNSIIEEVYRLMRETIDRRIEIAIQTDKSLPKVLADGTQMHSTFMNLCLNARDAFDEYLHDPAAFRRPVDRFMILLKTETTVVENRFCERHAYARPGRFVVVSISDNGIGMDIDTQHHIFEPFFTTKEVGKGTGLGLASVYGIVEQHGGWIDFYSEYKKGTTFKLYLPMVEDEEIETDIEYCEETRGGSETILLVDDEEMILDFGREILEEYGYTVLLAADGEEATNIFLQKSDRIDLLILDLSMPRLSGREMLERLQLALQGKKVIVSSGYAEEFQREMLTHLGAADFIAKPYQPTSLAQKVRQVLDKV; this is encoded by the coding sequence GTGAATACCGTCGAACAAGAACGGGACTTTTATCGCCGTCAATGCGACGAATTGGGCGCGCGAATCCTGCGTCTGCAAAAAGATCAGATCGACGCCCGCCGCGACGCCCGCCGCAGCCGCACGGCGATGATTCTCACTTGCGAAACCTTCCGCCTGGCGAACCTCCGCGTCTCTATGGATGAAATCGGCAAACGTTTTCTGCAGATTTTTCTGGACGCCATGAACGCCGATTCCGCCGCCATTATGGAATATATTCCCCAAGACAATCGTTTCGCCGCCCGCTGCTCTTTGGGATTTTCTTGGCCGGCAAGCCATTTTTCTCCACCCATCCCGCCTTGCGAATTCTGTTTCGCCAATTCCGCAAGCCAGGAACATCCCTTCGCCGCATGGCTGCGCCAAATTATCCAAACGCCTTATCTGATATGGAGTTTCAATCCCCGTTCCGGATTCGCGCTGCTGGCCGGCAACGCCGCCGAGGACCAACACCTCCATCGGCCCTTCGAAGCTAACGACCGCGAAATCGTCGAAGGCGCGCTCAACGTTTTCATCGACCTCGCCGCGCGCATCCACGCCGAAAGGGCGTTGAAGAAAGCCCGCGACGAAATGGAAAGCCGCGTAGCGGAACGCACCGCCGATCTGCTGCGGGTGAACCAACTGATGGAAGCGGAAATCGCCGAGCGCAAGCGAGCCGAAGCCGCTCTCTTAAGTTCCAAATGGCAATATCGCGCCACGATCGACGCGATGGGCGATGCGATCCATGTCATTGACGCCGATTATCGGATACTTCTCGCCAATTCGACCATGCTGCAATGGAACGAGAAACTGGGCTTGGAAAAAGATATCATCGGCCGAACGGTTTTCGATATTTTCCCCTTTTTGCCGAATCGAGTCCGCGAGGAATATCAACGCGTATTCGAATCCGGAAAACCTCTCTCTACCGAAGAAACAACGAGACTCGATCGCAAAGAAATGATTACGGAAACGCGAAAAATTCCGATTCAAGAGGAGGGAAAAGTTACTCGCATCGTTACCGTCATTCGCGATATCACTGAAAAGAAAAAACTCGAAGGACGGTTGCTTCAAGCCCAGAAAATGGAAGCCGTCGGTCAACTCGCGGGCGGCGTCGCTCATGATTTCAACAATCTCCTCACGATCATCATCGGGAACGTGGCTCTGGCGGAAAAAAAAGCCTCCGCGGAAATCCATAGAAATCTCGTCAGCGCCTCTCAAGCGGCGTCCCGCGCCGAAAAACTCGTCCAGCAACTCCTGGCTTTCAGCCGGAAATCGCAAATAGAACTTAAACCTATCGCGCTGAATTCCATTATCGAAGAAGTCTATCGCCTCATGCGTGAAACGATCGACCGCCGCATTGAAATCGCTATTCAAACCGATAAATCGCTCCCCAAGGTTCTCGCCGATGGAACGCAGATGCATTCCACTTTCATGAATCTCTGTCTCAACGCCCGCGACGCCTTCGACGAATATCTTCACGATCCCGCCGCGTTTCGGCGGCCAGTGGATCGGTTTATGATTTTATTGAAAACGGAAACTACCGTGGTGGAAAACCGCTTCTGCGAAAGACACGCCTACGCGCGCCCCGGACGATTTGTCGTCGTAAGCATATCCGACAATGGGATTGGGATGGATATCGATACCCAGCATCATATTTTTGAACCTTTTTTCACTACTAAAGAAGTGGGCAAAGGCACGGGTCTTGGTTTAGCGAGCGTGTACGGGATCGTCGAACAACACGGCGGCTGGATTGACTTTTACAGCGAATATAAGAAAGGAACGACTTTCAAATTATACCTGCCTATGGTTGAAGATGAGGAAATCGAAACGGACATCGAATACTGCGAAGAAACTCGCGGCGGATCGGAAACCATTCTCCTAGTTGACGATGAGGAAATGATACTGGATTTTGGGCGAGAAATACTCGAGGAATACGGTTATACCGTTCTTCTAGCCGCCGATGGCGAGGAAGCGACGAATATTTTTCTCCAGAAATCGGATCGCATCGACCTCTTGATTCTCGATCTGTCAATGCCCCGTCTCTCAGGCCGCGAAATGTTGGAACGGCTTCAACTAGCGCTTCAAGGAAAAAAGGTAATCGTCAGCAGCGGCTACGCCGAAGAATTTCAAAGAGAAATGCTAACTCATCTGGGCGCCGCCGATTTCATAGCGAAACCTTATCAGCCCACTAGTTTAGCCCAAAAGGTGCGCCAGGTTCTCGATAAAGTTTGA
- a CDS encoding trypsin-like peptidase domain-containing protein: protein MDSISPKTLRLVLVLVVLAFFVTLLNLLTIPNPLMRPFMRPSATPLPVVPAPGELGVDERATIEVFKRVSPSVAYITNTAIRRDRFFFNTFEIPQGSGSGFVWDDKGHIVTNFHVVQNADSIIVSLQDQTAFPASLVGVDPDYDLAVVRIQALSNQLTPVMIGASKDLQVGQKVLAIGNPFGLDSTLTTGVISALGRTIKSLGDKTIHDVIQTDAAINPGNSGGPLIDSFGRVIGVNTAIVSPSGSSAGIGFAVPIDAVNRVVPHLISTGKVPKPMIGVVLLRDSLARKWKLEGAVVQSVSPNSPAADAGLTGVQESETGDIYIGDVIIGLNGEKIQTSDDLLRLLESKSPGEEIELNLKRSGEERTVKLKLGLQ from the coding sequence ATGGATTCGATTAGTCCCAAGACGCTGCGATTGGTGTTGGTTTTGGTCGTTCTTGCCTTCTTCGTGACGTTATTGAATTTATTGACCATCCCCAATCCCTTGATGCGTCCTTTTATGCGTCCGTCGGCGACGCCGCTGCCCGTCGTTCCAGCGCCGGGTGAATTGGGAGTGGACGAGCGGGCGACGATCGAAGTCTTCAAGCGCGTCTCCCCGTCGGTGGCGTATATCACCAATACGGCGATTCGGCGCGACCGTTTCTTTTTCAACACATTTGAAATTCCCCAAGGAAGCGGTTCTGGATTCGTTTGGGACGACAAAGGCCATATCGTTACTAATTTTCACGTCGTGCAGAACGCCGATTCGATTATTGTATCGCTGCAAGATCAGACGGCGTTTCCCGCCTCTCTGGTCGGCGTGGATCCCGATTACGACCTGGCCGTCGTGCGCATTCAGGCGCTTTCCAACCAATTGACGCCGGTGATGATCGGCGCTTCGAAAGACTTGCAAGTGGGGCAAAAGGTCTTGGCGATCGGCAATCCCTTCGGTCTCGATTCCACGCTTACGACCGGCGTCATCAGCGCGTTAGGGCGCACGATTAAGTCGCTTGGCGACAAGACTATTCATGACGTCATCCAAACTGACGCCGCCATCAATCCCGGCAATTCCGGCGGACCGTTGATCGATTCGTTCGGGCGGGTCATCGGCGTGAATACGGCTATCGTCAGTCCATCCGGCTCCAGCGCCGGAATCGGTTTCGCCGTTCCTATCGACGCCGTCAACCGCGTTGTTCCCCATCTTATCTCCACGGGAAAAGTTCCCAAGCCGATGATCGGCGTGGTGCTGTTGCGGGATTCTCTCGCCCGAAAATGGAAGTTGGAAGGCGCCGTCGTGCAAAGCGTATCTCCGAATTCGCCGGCGGCGGACGCTGGTCTAACCGGAGTTCAGGAATCGGAGACTGGAGATATCTATATCGGCGATGTAATTATCGGGCTAAATGGAGAAAAAATTCAAACCAGCGACGATCTTCTTCGCCTATTGGAAAGCAAGTCGCCCGGCGAAGAGATCGAACTTAATCTGAAGCGCAGCGGCGAAGAGAGAACGGTCAAATTAAAACTCGGCCTTCAGTAG
- a CDS encoding type II toxin-antitoxin system VapC family toxin, with product MMQKPRVYVETSIPSFYHELRTTPDVVARRDWTRLWWNTAPAKYDLVTSPAVINELSAGVPERSAERLSLVRDLPLLPIEPAITDIATTYVQQKVMPADPAGDALHLAVASFHKCDFLVTWNCAHLANANKFGHIRRVNTVLGLFVPALVTPLELLGVDHEFNNA from the coding sequence ATGATGCAGAAGCCACGTGTGTACGTCGAAACTTCGATTCCGAGCTTCTACCACGAATTGCGAACCACTCCGGATGTTGTCGCACGGCGGGATTGGACTCGGCTGTGGTGGAACACTGCGCCAGCCAAGTACGATTTGGTAACCAGTCCAGCGGTCATCAATGAACTGTCGGCGGGCGTCCCCGAACGAAGTGCCGAGCGCTTGTCGTTGGTTCGAGACTTGCCGTTGTTGCCGATCGAACCGGCGATCACAGACATCGCGACGACCTATGTGCAACAGAAAGTCATGCCAGCGGACCCCGCGGGGGACGCCCTTCATTTGGCTGTCGCGTCTTTTCACAAATGCGATTTCTTGGTCACTTGGAACTGTGCGCATCTTGCCAACGCGAACAAATTCGGGCACATTCGCAGGGTCAACACCGTGCTTGGTCTGTTTGTTCCCGCTCTTGTTACGCCGCTGGAATTACTTGGAGTCGATCATGAATTCAACAATGCCTGA
- a CDS encoding glycerophosphodiester phosphodiesterase family protein, whose product MTNKKRMSSSAGKIALLSLVVFMASISAIIQNAQGETIVIAHRGNSSEAPENTLSSFRSAASLKPAPSYVELDLHRSKDGVLIVSHDDDAFRTTSVPGMIREQTFTELRKLDAGYSKVFGEKYKGEKIPRFEEVLEAVKGTGVGIMIECKQLLLEDAVVDLLRRRGELDNHVIASFDELTVYRAKKLEPAAKTLYLTDSLSNTYIWRAKDLGADIIGANNKSDPKDIEKAHKEGFKVWVWTIDDEETMQKFIDAGADGIITNKPAFALQVVKKANR is encoded by the coding sequence ATGACGAATAAAAAAAGGATGTCTTCAAGCGCAGGAAAAATTGCCTTGCTTTCTCTGGTTGTTTTCATGGCTTCTATTTCGGCAATCATTCAAAACGCCCAAGGGGAAACGATCGTCATCGCTCATCGCGGGAACAGCAGCGAGGCGCCGGAAAACACCCTCTCTTCCTTTCGCAGCGCAGCGAGTTTAAAGCCCGCTCCTTCCTATGTGGAACTCGATCTGCACCGGTCGAAAGACGGCGTCTTAATCGTCAGCCATGACGACGATGCGTTTCGGACGACCAGCGTCCCTGGAATGATTAGGGAACAAACATTCACCGAGTTGAGAAAACTCGACGCCGGTTATAGCAAGGTTTTCGGCGAAAAATATAAGGGAGAAAAAATTCCCCGGTTCGAGGAAGTATTAGAAGCCGTGAAGGGAACGGGCGTTGGGATCATGATCGAATGCAAACAACTGCTTCTAGAAGACGCCGTCGTCGATCTGTTGCGCCGCCGGGGAGAGTTGGACAATCATGTCATCGCCAGCTTCGACGAGTTGACCGTCTATCGCGCCAAAAAACTGGAACCGGCGGCGAAGACGCTTTACCTGACGGATAGCCTTTCCAACACCTATATTTGGCGGGCGAAGGATTTGGGAGCGGATATCATCGGCGCCAACAACAAAAGCGATCCAAAGGATATCGAAAAAGCGCATAAGGAAGGCTTCAAAGTGTGGGTCTGGACCATCGACGATGAAGAAACGATGCAAAAGTTCATCGATGCCGGAGCCGATGGAATCATAACGAACAAACCCGCCTTCGCTTTGCAAGTCGTCAAAAAGGCGAATCGTTAA
- a CDS encoding HD-GYP domain-containing protein: protein MAALEREKSIYYSPSDADEFPLPSTPESHLYIPVDPGFLSVDKMASFPIYVYHPGRERFVLFKNEESAIKQEQLAMLSKGGRKPVFVPKTSSYELNEYLSQDLSAIVDDPNLPVKEKTQKFHAIASTVMQSLFDSPPDMKMFVATAKNISDSMARLVVGDSKSILELNLLRSYDYYTYSHSMNVCVLSLGLYMDLTPGAASADLHDLSRGLLLHDVGKCDIPNELTNKRGPLNKDEWEVMRSHPVKGFDRLEADDSLSSESRLISLHHHESADGSGYPAKMKHEQIPLTTRICKVVDVYDALTSRRSYKDGMPPFNALNLMMKEMKREFDQDILKAFILFLRKMGKLTDQGF, encoded by the coding sequence TTGGCCGCCTTGGAACGCGAGAAATCGATTTATTATAGTCCTTCCGACGCCGACGAATTTCCACTTCCCTCTACTCCAGAGTCTCATCTCTATATCCCTGTCGATCCCGGTTTTTTAAGCGTGGACAAAATGGCGTCCTTCCCCATTTATGTTTACCATCCGGGAAGGGAGCGGTTCGTCCTATTTAAAAACGAAGAAAGCGCCATCAAACAAGAGCAATTGGCGATGCTCAGCAAGGGCGGAAGAAAACCGGTATTCGTACCGAAGACTAGTTCTTACGAATTGAACGAATATCTTTCCCAAGACCTTTCCGCCATCGTGGACGATCCTAACCTGCCGGTCAAGGAAAAAACTCAAAAATTCCATGCGATTGCGTCAACGGTAATGCAAAGTTTGTTCGATTCGCCGCCGGATATGAAAATGTTCGTGGCGACGGCGAAGAATATCAGCGATTCCATGGCCCGGCTGGTTGTTGGCGATTCGAAGTCGATTTTGGAGTTGAACCTATTGCGCTCTTACGACTACTACACCTATAGCCATAGCATGAACGTTTGCGTGCTTAGCTTGGGATTGTATATGGATTTGACGCCCGGCGCTGCTTCGGCGGATTTGCATGATTTGAGCCGCGGCCTTTTGCTTCACGACGTAGGCAAGTGCGACATTCCTAACGAATTGACCAATAAACGCGGACCTCTCAACAAGGACGAATGGGAGGTCATGCGCAGCCATCCCGTCAAGGGATTCGACCGGCTGGAAGCGGACGATTCGTTGTCCAGCGAATCGCGCTTGATATCCCTTCACCATCACGAATCGGCGGATGGAAGCGGATACCCCGCCAAAATGAAGCACGAACAGATACCCTTAACCACGCGCATCTGCAAAGTCGTCGATGTATACGACGCTTTGACTTCCCGCCGTTCCTACAAGGATGGAATGCCGCCATTCAACGCCTTGAATTTGATGATGAAAGAGATGAAGCGCGAATTCGATCAGGATATTCTGAAGGCGTTTATTTTGTTTTTGCGGAAAATGGGTAAGTTGACGGATCAAGGTTTTTGA
- the purQ gene encoding phosphoribosylformylglycinamidine synthase I: MPPVESPIVAVLQFPGSNCESETVLALQRVGLQAETFRWNRPAEALAAYAAYIVPGGFSYEDRVRAGVIAAKEPLLEELAVQADRGKPVLGICNGAQILLETGLLPGLMPGEVQMALAHNYITRQGRVVRRGHHCGWVNLRCEVDPERTPFTRGWRRGEIIPITVSHGEGRFTSADPELLQSLEEKKMTVWRYCSDEGEIAPELPVNPNGSYANLAGLCNERGNVAALMPHPERAFFLRQVPSVWGGEWGERRRAMAGNPDQWETPGPGYALFRSLADYLNRAGK; encoded by the coding sequence ATGCCGCCAGTTGAATCGCCGATCGTCGCCGTTCTCCAGTTTCCCGGATCCAATTGCGAATCGGAGACGGTATTAGCTCTTCAGCGCGTAGGGTTGCAAGCCGAGACGTTTCGTTGGAATCGTCCCGCCGAAGCCTTAGCTGCCTATGCCGCCTATATTGTACCTGGAGGCTTTTCCTATGAAGACCGGGTGCGGGCGGGCGTTATCGCCGCCAAAGAACCGTTGCTTGAGGAATTAGCCGTGCAAGCGGATCGGGGCAAACCCGTTCTAGGGATATGCAATGGGGCGCAGATTCTCTTGGAGACGGGGCTTTTACCGGGTTTGATGCCGGGGGAAGTGCAAATGGCGCTTGCCCATAATTACATCACGCGCCAGGGGCGCGTCGTGCGGCGCGGCCATCATTGCGGATGGGTGAATCTGCGCTGCGAAGTCGATCCCGAACGGACGCCGTTTACCCGCGGATGGCGGCGCGGCGAGATTATTCCCATAACGGTTTCTCACGGCGAAGGCCGATTCACCAGCGCCGATCCGGAATTGCTTCAATCTTTGGAAGAGAAGAAAATGACGGTTTGGCGATACTGTTCTGACGAAGGAGAGATTGCGCCGGAATTGCCAGTCAATCCCAACGGTTCCTACGCCAATCTGGCGGGATTATGCAACGAAAGAGGCAACGTCGCGGCCTTGATGCCTCATCCCGAACGCGCTTTCTTTTTGCGCCAGGTTCCCTCCGTATGGGGAGGAGAATGGGGCGAAAGGCGCCGAGCGATGGCGGGAAACCCAGATCAATGGGAGACGCCCGGGCCGGGATATGCGCTGTTTCGATCCTTAGCGGATTATTTAAATAGAGCAGGCAAATAG